The following are from one region of the Arachis duranensis cultivar V14167 chromosome 10, aradu.V14167.gnm2.J7QH, whole genome shotgun sequence genome:
- the LOC107468199 gene encoding glucan endo-1,3-beta-glucosidase 14: MATTTIGITYIIILVACFLSSSSDIGVESFGINYGQVANNLPEPEKVLTLLTTLRITKTRIYDTNPDILRSFANSNMDLIVTVENEILSQLDDPQAASQWVSTRILPYLPETKITGIQVGNEVFTDDDTTLIQHLVPAVINIHNALTKAGYSNIQVSTPSSLAVLDESYPPSAGTFKAEISTIMYQFLNFLSTTKTPFWINAYPYFAYKDEPDQIPLDYVLFNPNSGMVDPNTKLRYDNMLYAMVDAVYFAIAKMGFKGIEVRVSETGWPSKGDVDEAGATPQNAATYNRNLLRRQMANEGTPLNPRMRLEVYLFALFNEDLKPGPTSERNYGLFQPDESMTYNVGFSALATTSSSSSPSSSSSSSASFSLASHATHTKVVHTGYHQSFMCWMFVYWVISALYV; this comes from the exons AtggcaacaacaacaataggcATCACctatattattattcttgttgCATGTTTTCTCTCTTCATCATCAG ATATTGGAGTTGAATCATTCGGAATCAACTACGGGCAAGTAGCAAACAATCTACCAGAGCCAGAGAAAGTGCTAACACTGTTGACCACCCTAAGGATCACAAAGACAAGAATCTACGACACCAACCCTGACATTTTGAGGTCTTTTGCAAACTCCAACATGGACTTAATCGTGACGGTGGAGAACGAGATCCTAAGCCAACTGGACGATCCACAAGCGGCGTCTCAGTGGGTCAGCACCCGCATACTGCCGTACCTACCGGAAACAAAGATCACCGGAATTCAGGTTGGAAACGAAGTCTTCACCGACGACGACACTACTCTCATCCAGCACCTTGTCCCTGCAGTCATCAACATCCACAACGCTCTCACCAAAGCTGGCTACTCCAACATCCAAGTCTCCACGCCCAGTTCTCTGGCGGTTCTGGATGAGTCTTACCCTCCTTCTGCCGGCACCTTCAAGGCCGAGATATCTACCATCATGTACCAGTTCTTGAACTTCCTCTCAACAACCAAGACCCCCTTTTGGATCAATGCATACCCATACTTTGCATACAAAGACGAGCCCGATCAGATTCCACTCGACTACGTTCTCTTCAATCCCAACTCGGGAATGGTTGATCCCAACACCAAGCTTCGCTACGACAACATGCTCTATGCAATGGTGGACGCTGTTTACTTCGCCATTGCCAAGATGGGCTTCAAGGGGATCGAGGTCAGAGTCTCTGAAACCGGTTGGCCTTCCAAGGGTGACGTAGACGAAGCTGGTGCAACTCCGCAGAATGCTGCTACTTACAATCGAAACTTGTTGAGGAGGCAAATGGCCAATGAAGGCACACCTTTGAATCCCAGGATGAGGTTGGAGGTTTACTTGTTTGCATTGTTCAACGAAGATTTGAAGCCTGGACCTACCTCTGAAAGAAACTATGGTCTCTTTCAACCTGATGAGTCTATGACTTACAATGTAGGCTTCTCTGCTCTTGCAACcacatcttcatcttcatcgccatcttcttcgtcttcttcctcCGCCTCCTTTTCCCTTGCCTCACATGCCACTCACACTAAG GTAGTTCACACGGGATACCATCAAAGCTTCATGTGCTGGATGTTTGTGTATTGGGTAATTTCAGCTCTTTATGTGTGA
- the LOC107468051 gene encoding pentatricopeptide repeat-containing protein At1g26900, mitochondrial-like, with protein MRCCKVQDRVATALSLLSATADTRDFLRGKYLHGYYIRLGLSSNLNVLTVLIDLYARMGRIYLAHRVFDGVAQKNVIFVELFDCFIEEEKLELDAVLGTALVNAYAKCDFLDKVTDIFERMKGKDIKAGTTMISGHGIHGQPTNAAKLFNRMESEGFRPNEVTFLAVLSACSHGGLVIDGMEIFKSMVCKYGFSPRVEHYGSLIAY; from the exons ATGCGTTGCTGCAAGGTCCAAGACAGAGTTGCAACTGCATTAAGTCTTTTGTCAGCAACTGCTGACACGCGGGATTTTCTTAGAGGCAAGTATCTCCATGGTTACTATATCCGACTTGGACTTAGTTCTAATTTGAATGTTCTTACTGTATTGATTGATCTCTATGCAAGAATGGGTCGTATCTATTTGGCGCATCGAGTTTTTGATGGTGTTGCTCAAAAGAATGTGATATTTGTAGAACTGTTTGATTG TTTTATAGAAGAGGAAAAACTAGAGCTGGATGCAGTTCTTGGAACAGCACTTGTTAATGCATATGCCAAATGTGACTTTCTAGACAAGGTTACGGACATTTTTGAGAGGATGAAGGGTAAAGACATAAAAGCAGGGACAACCATGATTTCAGGTCATGGAATTCATGGCCAGCCAACTAATGCTGCTAAGCTTTTCAACAGAATGGAGAGTGAAGGGTTTAGACCAAATGAGGTTACTTTCTTGGCAGTTCTCAGTGCTTGTAGCCATGGAGGGCTTGTAATTGATGGGATGGAAATTTTTAAGAGCATGGTTTGCAAATATGGCTTTTCACCACGAGTTGAACATTATGGATCTCTCATTGCTTATTAA
- the LOC107468187 gene encoding uncharacterized protein LOC107468187, whose product MELLWSVMMKQVIEKFSNFWFAQSFSECVRNCMTSKYEIDGRTATVYVILGCVSLWIWYIIKRKRRPIGPRPRPRPTNDDDVRSYLAADIVHSGALARQRLEDFKAAKANPETLDKAEKLLETLLEREHPDLVMLQKTVAKLEMSGREDSAVEILTRAIKGANDVNKSHEAYEFEMLLVEMLIYKGKFEEALKCTCLEDEFLKDARRPLYKAMIQEMLGKRDDALASWDQYVQVIDPHVHFDLLYVPRFLEASPSQDFDDFQQKVKRLHQAIIKSHHYPK is encoded by the exons ATGGAATTACTATGGAGTGTAATGATGAAGCAAGTAATagaaaaattttctaatttttggtTTGCTCAAAGTTTCAGCGAATGTGTGAGGAATTGCATGACATCAAAGTATGAGATAGATGGGAGGACAGCTACAGTGTATGTGATCCTTGGGTGTGTGTCCCTATGGATTTGGTATATcataaagagaaagagaaggcccATCGGGCCCAGGCCCAGGCCGAGGCCCACAAACGATGATGACGTAAGGAGCTACTTGGCTGCGGATATTGTACATAGTGGAGCGCTAGCACGGCAGAGATTGGAGGATTTCAAAGCGGCTAAAGCGAATCCAGAAACACTTGACAAAGCTGAGAAGCTTCTAGAGACTTTACTTGAACGAGAACATCCCGATTTAGTCATGCTTCAG AAAACGGTGGCGAAGCTGGAAATGAGTGGCAGAGAAGATTCGGCAGTGGAAATTCTTACAAGAGCAATCAAAGGAGCGAATGATGTAAATAAATCACACGAAGCTTACGAGTTCGAAATGCTACTGGTTGAAATGCTGATTTACAAG GGGAAGTTTGAAGAGGCCTTGAAATGTACGTGCTTGGAAGATGAGTTTCTTAAAGATGCACGGCGCCCACTATACAAG GCAATGATACAGGAAATGCTGGGCAAAAGGGATGACGCCCTAGCCTCTTGGGACCAATACGTTCAAGTAATTGACCCTCATGTGCATTTTGATCTACTATATGTCCCACGTTTTCTCGAGGCTTCACCCTCTCAAGATTTCGACGACTTTCAACAAAAAGTCAAACGACTTCACCAAGCCAtaatcaaatcccaccattacCCCAAATAA
- the LOC107468186 gene encoding probable hexosyltransferase MUCI70 isoform X1: MGKLITTTKPLIFQSKLLCFSLLYLFTTLFLALYTILSQSKCLFRSSPLDPIQDPLFSYPSSYGEHKYAVSTTRSTCTSPIFFSDYMDVVKEIKNLIKDSSSAEESSALRYMQGNAESFGGNLSTKARFSYFDHQIDNTQVPCGFLKKFPISDSDRIAMEKCEGVVVVSAIFNDHDKIRQPKGIGGKTVEEVCFFMFIDEVTMKGLEDHGMIGRESREHKIGVWRIVKVAKEELYESPAMNGIIPKYLVHRLFPNSKFSIWVDAKLQLVVDPLLLIHSLVISQNVDMAISKHPFFLHTMEEAMATARWKKWWDINALKHQMETYCEHGLQPWSPSKLPYASVVILRNVTSYAAVRIGMASIGEDVPDSAVILRRHGVGSNLFSCLMFNELEAFNPRDQLAFAFVRDKMKPNVTINMFEVEVFEQLALEFRHNLKNKRHESLLSTSTRTKRAHPGFLYVNATCCSKCQKYLLTMWDQSNH; encoded by the exons ATGGGGAAGCTGATTACCACTACCAAACCTCTAATCTTCCAATCCAAGCTCCTCTGTTTTTCTCTGTTATACCTCTTCACAACTCTTTTCCTCGCTCTCTACACCATTCTCTCTCAATCCAAATGCTTATTCAGATCTTCCCCTTTGGATCCAATTCAGGATCCTCTCTTCTCTTACCCTTCCTCCTATGGAGAGCACAAGTATGCTGTCTCAACCACACGTTCTACATGCACTTCTCCTATTTTCTTTTCAG ATTACATGGATGTTGTGAAGGAGATCAAGAATTTGATCAAGGACTCTTCATCAGCTGAAGAGTCGAGTGCTCTGCGCTACATGCAGGGGAATGCAGAGAGTTTTGGTGGGAACTTGAGCACCAAGGCGAGGTTCTCTTATTTCGATCATCAAATTGATAACACTCAAGTACCCTGTGGATTTCTCAAGAAATTTCCAATCAGTGATTCCG ATCGAATTGCGATGGAGAAGTGTGAGGGTGTAGTAGTAGTTTCAGCAATCTTCAATGACCATGACAAGATACGGCAACCGAAGGGAATTGGTGGGAAAACAGTGGAAGAAGTGTGTTTCTTCATGTTCATAGATGAGGTGACAATGAAGGGTCTTGAAGATCATGGAATGATAGGGAGGGAATCAAGAGAACATAAGATAGGTGTGTGGAGGATTGTTAAGGTTGCGAAGGAGGAGTTGTATGAGAGCCCAGCAATGAATGGGATCATACCAAAATACTTAGTCCATAGGCTGTTCCCAAATTCGAAATTCAGCATTTGGGTGGATGCAAAGTTGCAGCTTGTGGTTGATCCTTTGCTGTTGATTCATTCGCTTGTTATATCTCAGAATGTGGACATGGCTATATCAAAACATCCTTTTTTTCTTCACACCATGGAAGAAGCAATGGCAACTGCCCGATGGAAGAAATGGTGGGATATTAACGCCTTGAAGCACCAAATGGAGACCTACTGTGAACATGGACTCCAACCATGGTCCCCATCCAAGCTCCCTTATGCTTCAG TTGTTATTTTAAGGAACGTGACAAGTTATGCCGCCGTTAGGATTGGAATGGCTTCAATAGGGGAAG ATGTGCCAGATAGTGCTGTGATCCTTCGGAGGCATGGAGTGGGAAGTAACCTGTTCTCTTGCCTAATGTTCAATGAGTTGGAGGCATTCAACCCAAGAGATCAATTGGCTTTTGCATTTGTGAGGGATAAGATGAAGCCCAACGTGACCATCAACATGTTTGAGGTGGAAGTGTTTGAGCAGCTGGCACTTGAGTTCAGACACAACCTCAAGAATAAGCGCCATGAGAGCCTTTTGTCCACTTCAACAAGGACCAAAAGGGCACACCCTGGTTTCTTGTATGTTAATGCCACCTGTTGCAGCAAGTGCCAGAAGTATCTTCTCACCATGTGGGATCAATCCAATCATTGA
- the LOC107468186 gene encoding probable hexosyltransferase MUCI70 isoform X2 codes for MGKLITTTKPLIFQSKLLCFSLLYLFTTLFLALYTILSQSKCLFRSSPLDPIQDPLFSYPSSYGEHKYAVSTTRSTCTSPIFFSDYMDVVKEIKNLIKDSSSAEESSALRYMQGNAESFGGNLSTKARFSYFDHQIDNTQVPCGFLKKFPISDSDRIAMEKCEGVVVVSAIFNDHDKIRQPKGIGGKTVEEVCFFMFIDEVTMKGLEDHGMIGRESREHKIGVWRIVKVAKEELYESPAMNGIIPKYLVHRLFPNSKFSIWVDAKLQLVVDPLLLIHSLVISQNVDMAISKHPFFLHTMEEAMATARWKKWWDINALKHQMETYCEHGLQPWSPSKLPYASDVPDSAVILRRHGVGSNLFSCLMFNELEAFNPRDQLAFAFVRDKMKPNVTINMFEVEVFEQLALEFRHNLKNKRHESLLSTSTRTKRAHPGFLYVNATCCSKCQKYLLTMWDQSNH; via the exons ATGGGGAAGCTGATTACCACTACCAAACCTCTAATCTTCCAATCCAAGCTCCTCTGTTTTTCTCTGTTATACCTCTTCACAACTCTTTTCCTCGCTCTCTACACCATTCTCTCTCAATCCAAATGCTTATTCAGATCTTCCCCTTTGGATCCAATTCAGGATCCTCTCTTCTCTTACCCTTCCTCCTATGGAGAGCACAAGTATGCTGTCTCAACCACACGTTCTACATGCACTTCTCCTATTTTCTTTTCAG ATTACATGGATGTTGTGAAGGAGATCAAGAATTTGATCAAGGACTCTTCATCAGCTGAAGAGTCGAGTGCTCTGCGCTACATGCAGGGGAATGCAGAGAGTTTTGGTGGGAACTTGAGCACCAAGGCGAGGTTCTCTTATTTCGATCATCAAATTGATAACACTCAAGTACCCTGTGGATTTCTCAAGAAATTTCCAATCAGTGATTCCG ATCGAATTGCGATGGAGAAGTGTGAGGGTGTAGTAGTAGTTTCAGCAATCTTCAATGACCATGACAAGATACGGCAACCGAAGGGAATTGGTGGGAAAACAGTGGAAGAAGTGTGTTTCTTCATGTTCATAGATGAGGTGACAATGAAGGGTCTTGAAGATCATGGAATGATAGGGAGGGAATCAAGAGAACATAAGATAGGTGTGTGGAGGATTGTTAAGGTTGCGAAGGAGGAGTTGTATGAGAGCCCAGCAATGAATGGGATCATACCAAAATACTTAGTCCATAGGCTGTTCCCAAATTCGAAATTCAGCATTTGGGTGGATGCAAAGTTGCAGCTTGTGGTTGATCCTTTGCTGTTGATTCATTCGCTTGTTATATCTCAGAATGTGGACATGGCTATATCAAAACATCCTTTTTTTCTTCACACCATGGAAGAAGCAATGGCAACTGCCCGATGGAAGAAATGGTGGGATATTAACGCCTTGAAGCACCAAATGGAGACCTACTGTGAACATGGACTCCAACCATGGTCCCCATCCAAGCTCCCTTATGCTTCAG ATGTGCCAGATAGTGCTGTGATCCTTCGGAGGCATGGAGTGGGAAGTAACCTGTTCTCTTGCCTAATGTTCAATGAGTTGGAGGCATTCAACCCAAGAGATCAATTGGCTTTTGCATTTGTGAGGGATAAGATGAAGCCCAACGTGACCATCAACATGTTTGAGGTGGAAGTGTTTGAGCAGCTGGCACTTGAGTTCAGACACAACCTCAAGAATAAGCGCCATGAGAGCCTTTTGTCCACTTCAACAAGGACCAAAAGGGCACACCCTGGTTTCTTGTATGTTAATGCCACCTGTTGCAGCAAGTGCCAGAAGTATCTTCTCACCATGTGGGATCAATCCAATCATTGA
- the LOC107468186 gene encoding probable hexosyltransferase MUCI70 isoform X3 — MDVVKEIKNLIKDSSSAEESSALRYMQGNAESFGGNLSTKARFSYFDHQIDNTQVPCGFLKKFPISDSDRIAMEKCEGVVVVSAIFNDHDKIRQPKGIGGKTVEEVCFFMFIDEVTMKGLEDHGMIGRESREHKIGVWRIVKVAKEELYESPAMNGIIPKYLVHRLFPNSKFSIWVDAKLQLVVDPLLLIHSLVISQNVDMAISKHPFFLHTMEEAMATARWKKWWDINALKHQMETYCEHGLQPWSPSKLPYASVVILRNVTSYAAVRIGMASIGEDVPDSAVILRRHGVGSNLFSCLMFNELEAFNPRDQLAFAFVRDKMKPNVTINMFEVEVFEQLALEFRHNLKNKRHESLLSTSTRTKRAHPGFLYVNATCCSKCQKYLLTMWDQSNH, encoded by the exons ATGGATGTTGTGAAGGAGATCAAGAATTTGATCAAGGACTCTTCATCAGCTGAAGAGTCGAGTGCTCTGCGCTACATGCAGGGGAATGCAGAGAGTTTTGGTGGGAACTTGAGCACCAAGGCGAGGTTCTCTTATTTCGATCATCAAATTGATAACACTCAAGTACCCTGTGGATTTCTCAAGAAATTTCCAATCAGTGATTCCG ATCGAATTGCGATGGAGAAGTGTGAGGGTGTAGTAGTAGTTTCAGCAATCTTCAATGACCATGACAAGATACGGCAACCGAAGGGAATTGGTGGGAAAACAGTGGAAGAAGTGTGTTTCTTCATGTTCATAGATGAGGTGACAATGAAGGGTCTTGAAGATCATGGAATGATAGGGAGGGAATCAAGAGAACATAAGATAGGTGTGTGGAGGATTGTTAAGGTTGCGAAGGAGGAGTTGTATGAGAGCCCAGCAATGAATGGGATCATACCAAAATACTTAGTCCATAGGCTGTTCCCAAATTCGAAATTCAGCATTTGGGTGGATGCAAAGTTGCAGCTTGTGGTTGATCCTTTGCTGTTGATTCATTCGCTTGTTATATCTCAGAATGTGGACATGGCTATATCAAAACATCCTTTTTTTCTTCACACCATGGAAGAAGCAATGGCAACTGCCCGATGGAAGAAATGGTGGGATATTAACGCCTTGAAGCACCAAATGGAGACCTACTGTGAACATGGACTCCAACCATGGTCCCCATCCAAGCTCCCTTATGCTTCAG TTGTTATTTTAAGGAACGTGACAAGTTATGCCGCCGTTAGGATTGGAATGGCTTCAATAGGGGAAG ATGTGCCAGATAGTGCTGTGATCCTTCGGAGGCATGGAGTGGGAAGTAACCTGTTCTCTTGCCTAATGTTCAATGAGTTGGAGGCATTCAACCCAAGAGATCAATTGGCTTTTGCATTTGTGAGGGATAAGATGAAGCCCAACGTGACCATCAACATGTTTGAGGTGGAAGTGTTTGAGCAGCTGGCACTTGAGTTCAGACACAACCTCAAGAATAAGCGCCATGAGAGCCTTTTGTCCACTTCAACAAGGACCAAAAGGGCACACCCTGGTTTCTTGTATGTTAATGCCACCTGTTGCAGCAAGTGCCAGAAGTATCTTCTCACCATGTGGGATCAATCCAATCATTGA
- the LOC107468176 gene encoding putative pentatricopeptide repeat-containing protein At1g12700, mitochondrial isoform X1, protein MLRSSTTASLRFFRHQSQFGTLSHPKPFLFPINLSYTTDIDAIKDRSHLLYSIRNLQNLDSALHLFHKMVSVNPLPSVKDFNLLFSSIVKMKHYTAAISLVKHFFSLGLKSNICTLNIVVNCLCRLNHTPFAFSVVGMMFKISLEPNVVTFTTIVNGLCIEGNVDYAIWIVDHMNNMGYQPDAHTIGTIINGLCKMGNTPAAIAILRKTETRNCKPSVDVAGYNAIVDSLCKDGLVSEALSLFSEMTTKGVQPSTITYNCLIQGLCTFSRWQEAASLLSERKQKGIMPDTHTFTILMDALCKEGKISSARAILGQMVRSGEEPNVVTYHSMIAGYCFQNQMEEAMKVFDLMVHKGCLPNVNTYASLIHGWCKIKRINKAIYLLDEMINKGLKLDVVTWNTLIHGFCKVGKPLAAKELFFTMHKFGQYPNLSSCATILDGLFKCHLSSDAISLFREIEKNNLDLNIEIYNVVLDGMCRAGKLSDACELFSCLPTKGLKPDLYTYTIMIQGLCREGLLIDAEELLMNMEEHGCLPDSCTYNVFIQGLLRQNAALKSIKYFQIMKDKGFAANATTVELLVDYLSTHKGENVFQEFVQKIV, encoded by the coding sequence ATGTTGCGTTCATCAACAACAGCTTCTCTGCGCTTCTTTCGGCACCAATCTCAATTTGGTACTCTTTCTCATCCCAAACCCTTCCTTTTTCCCATTAATCTCTCTTATACCACTGATATTGATGCCATCAAAGACAGATCCCATCTCCTATATTCTATTAGGAATCTCCAAAACCTTGATTCTGCTTTGCATCTCTTTCACAAGATGGTTTCCGTAAACCCTTTGCCATCTGTGAAGGactttaatttattgtttagcTCTATTGTTAAGATGAAGCATTACACAGCTGCCATTTCGTTAGTCAAACACTTTTTCTCCTTAGGACTCAAATCTAATATCTGTACACTCAATATTGTTGTCAATTGTCTGTGCCGTTTGAATCACACTCCCTTTGCCTTCTCTGTGGTGGGGATGATGTTCAAAATCAGTTTGGAGCCCAATGTGGTCACATTTACCACCATTGTTAATGGTCTTTGTATTGAAGGCAATGTGGATTATGCTATTTGGATTGTTGACCACATGAATAACATGGGATATCAACCCGACGCCCACACGATTGGAACAATTATAAATGGATTGTGCAAGATGGGCAACACCCCTGCTGCCATTGCCATTCTAAGGAAGACGGAAACAAGAAACTGCAAACCAAGTGTTGATGTTGCGGGTTATAACGCAATTGTGGATAGTCTTTGCAAGGATGGGCTGGTATCTGAGGCTTTGAGTCTATTCTCCGAAATGACAACGAAAGGTGTACAACCCAGTACTATCACTTACAATTGCTTGATTCAAGGGCTGTGTACTTTCAGCAGATGGCAGGAGGCTGCATCTTTACTGAGCGAGAGAAAGCAAAAGGGAATTATGCCGGATACACATACTTTTACTATTTTAATGGATGCTCTTTGTAAAGAGGGAAAGATTTCAAGTGCTAGAGCCATACTTGGTCAAATGGTTCGATCAGGAGAGGAGCCTAACGTTGTCACCTATCACTCAATGATTGCTGGTTATTGTTTCCAAAATCAAATGGAGGAGGCCATGAAAGTATTTGATTTGATGGTTCACAAGGGATGCCTACCAAACGTCAACACTTATGCCTCATTAATCCATGGGTGGTGCAAGATCAAAAGGATTAATAAGGCTATCTATCTCTTGGATGAAATGATCAATAAAGGTTTAAAGCTGGATGTTGTGACTTGGAATACTCTTATCCATGGATTTTGCAAAGTGGGTAAACCATTAGCTGCTAAAGAATTGTTTTTTACAATGCACAAATTTGGTCAATATCCTAATCTATCGAGCTGTGCCACTATATTGGATGGCCTATTCAAATGTCACTTGTCTTCTGATGCAATATCATTATTTCGAGAAATTGAGAAGAATAATTTGGATCTTAATATTGAAATTTACAATGTGGTGCTCGATGGGATGTGCCGTGCTGGAAAACTGAGTGATGCGTGTGAACTCTTCTCTTGTCTTCCAACAAAAGGCTTGAAACCTGATCTATATACTTATACAATAATGATCCAAGGTCTATGTAGGGAAGGACTTCTGATTGATGCTGAAGAGTTGCTGATGAATATGGAAGAGCATGGCTGCTTGCCAGATAGCTGCACATATAATGTCTTCATCCAAGGATTACTACGACAAAATGCTGCTCTCaagtcaataaaatattttcagatTATGAAAGATAAAGGTTTTGCAGCAAACGCTACAACCGTGGAGTTGCTTGTAGATTACCTCTCTACACACAAAGGAGAGAATGTTTTTCAAGAATTTGTGCAGAAAATTGTTTGA
- the LOC107468176 gene encoding putative pentatricopeptide repeat-containing protein At1g12700, mitochondrial isoform X2 yields MLRSSTTASLRFFRHQSQFGNVDYAIWIVDHMNNMGYQPDAHTIGTIINGLCKMGNTPAAIAILRKTETRNCKPSVDVAGYNAIVDSLCKDGLVSEALSLFSEMTTKGVQPSTITYNCLIQGLCTFSRWQEAASLLSERKQKGIMPDTHTFTILMDALCKEGKISSARAILGQMVRSGEEPNVVTYHSMIAGYCFQNQMEEAMKVFDLMVHKGCLPNVNTYASLIHGWCKIKRINKAIYLLDEMINKGLKLDVVTWNTLIHGFCKVGKPLAAKELFFTMHKFGQYPNLSSCATILDGLFKCHLSSDAISLFREIEKNNLDLNIEIYNVVLDGMCRAGKLSDACELFSCLPTKGLKPDLYTYTIMIQGLCREGLLIDAEELLMNMEEHGCLPDSCTYNVFIQGLLRQNAALKSIKYFQIMKDKGFAANATTVELLVDYLSTHKGENVFQEFVQKIV; encoded by the exons ATGTTGCGTTCATCAACAACAGCTTCTCTGCGCTTCTTTCGGCACCAATCTCAATTTG GCAATGTGGATTATGCTATTTGGATTGTTGACCACATGAATAACATGGGATATCAACCCGACGCCCACACGATTGGAACAATTATAAATGGATTGTGCAAGATGGGCAACACCCCTGCTGCCATTGCCATTCTAAGGAAGACGGAAACAAGAAACTGCAAACCAAGTGTTGATGTTGCGGGTTATAACGCAATTGTGGATAGTCTTTGCAAGGATGGGCTGGTATCTGAGGCTTTGAGTCTATTCTCCGAAATGACAACGAAAGGTGTACAACCCAGTACTATCACTTACAATTGCTTGATTCAAGGGCTGTGTACTTTCAGCAGATGGCAGGAGGCTGCATCTTTACTGAGCGAGAGAAAGCAAAAGGGAATTATGCCGGATACACATACTTTTACTATTTTAATGGATGCTCTTTGTAAAGAGGGAAAGATTTCAAGTGCTAGAGCCATACTTGGTCAAATGGTTCGATCAGGAGAGGAGCCTAACGTTGTCACCTATCACTCAATGATTGCTGGTTATTGTTTCCAAAATCAAATGGAGGAGGCCATGAAAGTATTTGATTTGATGGTTCACAAGGGATGCCTACCAAACGTCAACACTTATGCCTCATTAATCCATGGGTGGTGCAAGATCAAAAGGATTAATAAGGCTATCTATCTCTTGGATGAAATGATCAATAAAGGTTTAAAGCTGGATGTTGTGACTTGGAATACTCTTATCCATGGATTTTGCAAAGTGGGTAAACCATTAGCTGCTAAAGAATTGTTTTTTACAATGCACAAATTTGGTCAATATCCTAATCTATCGAGCTGTGCCACTATATTGGATGGCCTATTCAAATGTCACTTGTCTTCTGATGCAATATCATTATTTCGAGAAATTGAGAAGAATAATTTGGATCTTAATATTGAAATTTACAATGTGGTGCTCGATGGGATGTGCCGTGCTGGAAAACTGAGTGATGCGTGTGAACTCTTCTCTTGTCTTCCAACAAAAGGCTTGAAACCTGATCTATATACTTATACAATAATGATCCAAGGTCTATGTAGGGAAGGACTTCTGATTGATGCTGAAGAGTTGCTGATGAATATGGAAGAGCATGGCTGCTTGCCAGATAGCTGCACATATAATGTCTTCATCCAAGGATTACTACGACAAAATGCTGCTCTCaagtcaataaaatattttcagatTATGAAAGATAAAGGTTTTGCAGCAAACGCTACAACCGTGGAGTTGCTTGTAGATTACCTCTCTACACACAAAGGAGAGAATGTTTTTCAAGAATTTGTGCAGAAAATTGTTTGA